In Archaeoglobus profundus DSM 5631, the sequence CCTTTTGAGCCTCAAATAGCGGAAGAATTCGAAGTTAGAATCCTCAACGTCCCTTAAAACTGTCGGGCATTTGCAGAAGAGCTTGTGCTTTGTATTGAGTTGTTGATGAATCTCGATACCGACCTTCAAACCTAAGGATGCGTAGTCCATAGCCTGAGTTTGCGTTGTGTATATAATCGGTATTGTTTTGGAATCCTAACAATCAAAAAGATAGATACTAGGGGGTAGAAAACAATGGTAATTTCAAAAACGAACGGAATAAAGCCCTACATTGTTTCGGTTTTGGGAGAATCAAATGAAAAGCGTTAAAGTTCGAAAGAAGAGGGGGAGATATGAAGATTGCCAAAATGCTCAAAAACGTTGATAGAGCTTTGCTCATAGGAATGGGCGGTGGAGGTGATGCAGTAAGCACGTTAGCCGTTGCAGAATTCTTCAAACTTTTCGATGTTGAGTGCATCTGTGGTGGCGTCGTTTGGGAGAGGGTTACAAGGGATAAAAAGCCCGGTCCTCTATCCGTTGAAGAGATAGACGATTGCAAGAGTATAAATAACTGCTTAGCTTGGATTAATGCCAGATCAAACTACAGAGGTTTGAAGTTGATAGTGGCACAGGTTGCGGAGTTTTTGGATTGCGAAGTTGTTGGAGTCGACATAACGAAGGGTGAGCGAGGTTTAACTGAGAGTTTGAAGGATTTTATTGAGAGAGAAAATGTTGATTTGGTTGTTGGAGTTGATGCTGGCGGTGATTCTTTGGCTAGGGGGAACGAGAAGGGCTTGCACAGTCCTCTGGCAGATGCAATCGTTCTGGCATCTCTGAACAAGTTGAATTCGATTGTTGCTGTAGTTGGGTTTGGTAGTGATGGTGAGTTAAGTAGGAATGAGCTTGAACTTTATCTGAGTGAAATAGCAAGGTTGGACGGTGTATTAGGTGCCTCACTCATAACGAGAGATTTTGCAGACAGAATCGCTGATTTTGTTGAAAACGTCTACACTACAGCTTCAAAGATTCCAATAATCGCCTCTCAGGGATATTACGGGAAGTTTAAGGTCTGGGATAAGGCTGTCATAGATGTTTCGATACTGAATGCGCTGATATTTTACGTGAAAACCGACGTAATTTACAGGTTGTCAGAACTACCGAAAGCTGTTGAGGGAACTGTCAGTGTATGGGTGGCTAATGAAAGACTTCATGAAATAGGTATCAAGACTGAGTTGGATCACGAGATTGAGGTGTTTGAGCGTGAATTTAAAGGAGCTTGAGGAGTACCAGAAAAAGATAGCTAATAAGAAGGTCGTTTTAGAGGATAAAATAAAAATTGAGGACTTAAAATTTGTTGCAGGAGTAGATCAAGCTTTTGTTGGGAACAAAGTGATATCGGCATGTGTTCTCCTAAAATTTCCAAGGCTTGAGGTTGTTAAGGAGGGTGTTGAAATTGAAGATGTTGAATTCCCGTACATCCCCACTTTCCTGATGTTCAGAGAGGGAAAACCCGCAGTAAATGTTGTTAGGAAGGTTTTGAAAGACGTTGACAATGTTGTTCTCTTGGTAGATGGGAGTGGTATTGCACATCCGAGAAAGTGTGGTTTGGCAACGTACATAGCAATCGAGACTGGCATCCCTTCAATCGGGATAACAAAGAGAAGGCTTTACGGCAGAGTCGAAGATCCAAAGGATGTGATGGAGGTCAAACCAATCTACGACAACTCCGAGATCATAGGTTACGCCCTAAAACCTTGCAAGAACTGCAATCCCATATACATATCTCCCGGAAGTTACGTAACACCGGAAACAGCTTTGGAAATAGTGAAAGCTTGCTTGAAAGGTTACAAGTTACCAGAGCCCATTAGATTGGCACACAAGTTAGCTAACGCCTCAAAAAACAGGAAGTTGAGCGACTTCTTCTAAAGTTCAGTATGTCTCCAAAACCTCGAAATGGACTATTGTTACGAGGTCGTTTTCGTTTATCTCGCCATAAATTTTCTTTAACGCATTGAGTAAGTCCTCTTTACTCTCAAATCCATCCCTAATTGCATCTTCATCCGTCAGTTCTTTAACCCTCTTAACAACAACCTTCTTGACCCTAGCCTTGGCGAAGGGCTTGTAGTTCACAGTTAATTCAACAATCTTACCTACAGGATAGCTCTTAACGCCCTTCCTTACAGTGGTGATCTTCTTTCCCTGAATTATACTTTCAACGTATTCAGCATCGA encodes:
- a CDS encoding ASCH domain-containing protein, producing the protein MERINFDAEYVESIIQGKKITTVRKGVKSYPVGKIVELTVNYKPFAKARVKKVVVKRVKELTDEDAIRDGFESKEDLLNALKKIYGEINENDLVTIVHFEVLETY
- a CDS encoding DUF1152 domain-containing protein; this encodes MKIAKMLKNVDRALLIGMGGGGDAVSTLAVAEFFKLFDVECICGGVVWERVTRDKKPGPLSVEEIDDCKSINNCLAWINARSNYRGLKLIVAQVAEFLDCEVVGVDITKGERGLTESLKDFIERENVDLVVGVDAGGDSLARGNEKGLHSPLADAIVLASLNKLNSIVAVVGFGSDGELSRNELELYLSEIARLDGVLGASLITRDFADRIADFVENVYTTASKIPIIASQGYYGKFKVWDKAVIDVSILNALIFYVKTDVIYRLSELPKAVEGTVSVWVANERLHEIGIKTELDHEIEVFEREFKGA
- a CDS encoding endonuclease V: MNLKELEEYQKKIANKKVVLEDKIKIEDLKFVAGVDQAFVGNKVISACVLLKFPRLEVVKEGVEIEDVEFPYIPTFLMFREGKPAVNVVRKVLKDVDNVVLLVDGSGIAHPRKCGLATYIAIETGIPSIGITKRRLYGRVEDPKDVMEVKPIYDNSEIIGYALKPCKNCNPIYISPGSYVTPETALEIVKACLKGYKLPEPIRLAHKLANASKNRKLSDFF